A region of Camelus dromedarius isolate mCamDro1 chromosome 22, mCamDro1.pat, whole genome shotgun sequence DNA encodes the following proteins:
- the C22H8orf48 gene encoding uncharacterized protein C8orf48 homolog: MADLSQESFESFTDEVQSSCSFSTSEGLQPSSCAPGSKPGSGTPATCLEYGDKQSELSDFKNSEKKLSRKWINNLKGKETNSGQYQTEITQASLEELNALQSFCAVKINLIHHRVNSKGKKSNRHKKLQLRSDAEAPEIDALNCTVPDELLNRIYFKNMRTTSEQVATDKQHISSHCPNCNKKREELALSAFLKQKKTLLESLLLQEKIDEYLHTKDFLTRIGEAHQSFPSLSDDPKTIWKRLSEKCHVGYSGFERSDTEQKM; this comes from the coding sequence ATGGCGGACCTTTCGCAGGAGTCCTTCGAGTCCTTTACTGATGAGGTACAGAGTTCCTGTTCATTCAGCACCTCTGAAGGACTGCAGCCCTCGTCCTGTGCCCCTGGGAGCAAACCTGGGAGTGGAACACCGGCTACATGCTTGGAATATGGAGACAAGCAATCTGAGCTTTCAGACTTCAAAAATAGTGAAAAGAAGTTGAGCAGAAAATGGATCAATAACCTCAAGGGCAAGGAAACGAACTCTGGACAGTACCAAACAGAAATCACTCAGGCATCTCTTGAAGAACTGAATGCTCTTCAGTCTTTCTGTGCCGTTAAGATAAACCTGATCCATCACAGAGTGAACTCTAAGGGGAAAAAGAGCAACCGACATAAAAAGCTGCAGCTTAGATCAGATGCAGAGGCCCCAGAGATAGATGCCTTAAACTGTACTGTCCCTGATGAGCTTTTGAAcagaatctattttaaaaacatgaggacAACATCCGAACAGGTGGCAACAGATAAGCAACACATTTCTTCTCATTGTCCCAACTGtaacaagaaaagagaagaactgGCCCTATCTGCcttcctgaaacagaaaaagactttaCTGGAGTCACTTCTACTCCAAGAGAAAATAGATGAATATCTTCATACGAAAGACTTTCTTACCCGTATTGGAGAAGCACATCAGAGCTTTCCCAGTCTTTCAGATGACCCCAAAACAATCTGGAAAAGACTGAGTGAGAAATGTCACGTCGGATACTCTGGTTTTGAAAGGTCAGATACAGAGCAGAAGATGTAG